In a genomic window of Alkalihalobacillus sp. TS-13:
- a CDS encoding LacI family DNA-binding transcriptional regulator: MANIRDVAKAAGVSITTVSRVLNNHPYVSEEKRNLVMKAIEELNYHININAVHLTKGITKLVGVVLPFINHPYFSSILDGIANEALKKDYKLILFQTDYDLDREVEALKMLRMKQIDGLIICSRECDWSIIETYETYGPIVVCEDGHDHNLKSVYINHYQAFKKGMDQLVRNGHRKIGYCIGRRTGTNSKQREAAYFDTLKKIGEPVRDEWIFDHSYTIEDGEKVVHNLLSLAEKPTALIVTSDQVAAGILMQCAKEDIQTPEQLSIIGFDNHPISEYLQLTTIDLPLEKMGKTLLDSVLNAEEAQHKEMPFELIKRNTVADLNSR; this comes from the coding sequence GTGGCGAATATCCGTGATGTGGCAAAGGCTGCTGGTGTTTCAATAACGACCGTCTCGAGGGTTTTGAATAACCATCCTTATGTAAGTGAGGAAAAGCGGAATCTTGTAATGAAAGCGATTGAAGAGTTGAATTATCATATCAATATCAACGCGGTACACCTTACAAAAGGCATCACAAAACTCGTCGGGGTGGTCCTTCCTTTCATCAACCATCCTTACTTCAGCTCGATTTTAGATGGGATTGCAAATGAAGCTTTGAAGAAAGATTATAAGCTGATCCTCTTTCAGACGGATTATGATCTGGACCGAGAAGTTGAAGCACTAAAAATGCTGCGGATGAAACAGATTGATGGTCTGATCATTTGCTCCAGAGAGTGCGACTGGAGCATCATTGAAACATATGAGACTTACGGACCTATCGTTGTATGTGAGGACGGACATGATCATAACTTGAAATCCGTTTATATCAATCACTATCAAGCCTTTAAAAAGGGAATGGACCAACTTGTTCGAAATGGGCATCGAAAAATCGGTTATTGTATCGGCAGGCGGACTGGAACGAATAGCAAACAGAGGGAAGCCGCTTACTTCGACACGTTAAAAAAGATTGGTGAACCTGTTCGAGACGAATGGATATTTGACCACTCCTATACGATTGAAGATGGAGAAAAAGTCGTCCATAACCTTTTGAGCCTTGCCGAAAAGCCGACTGCATTGATTGTGACAAGCGATCAGGTGGCTGCTGGTATTCTAATGCAATGTGCCAAAGAGGACATACAGACACCTGAGCAATTATCGATTATCGGTTTCGACAACCATCCAATTTCTGAATATCTGCAACTCACGACAATCGATCTTCCTCTAGAAAAAATGGGGAAAACACTGCTCGATTCTGTCTTGAATGCAGAGGAGGCCCAGCATAAAGAAATGCCCTTTGAATTGATAAAAAGGAACACTGTTGCTGATTTGAATAGTCGGTAA